The following are from one region of the Stanieria cyanosphaera PCC 7437 genome:
- a CDS encoding LmeA family phospholipid-binding protein codes for MNQPDLGEQAISKAAEIGLSSQLDEAENLEVDLRTNPLDLMQGKLQSVEVEGEGLVMKKDLRAEELKIQTNEIGINTVKAAFGNIELTRPTDAKAQIVLNEADIERAFNSEYVKQKLQNLQIKSEDHSLTANINQVKFVLPEARKVSLEANLEIAETETTEKIAFSAVPRVSADGYSVALEEIQYPKDQNYASELTSALLDSVSEILDLRNFDLKEISLNLNKLEVQPGKMILVADARIENFPDGN; via the coding sequence GTGAATCAACCAGATCTTGGCGAACAAGCAATTAGTAAAGCAGCAGAAATTGGCTTATCTAGTCAACTTGATGAAGCAGAAAACTTAGAAGTAGATCTTCGTACTAATCCTCTAGATTTAATGCAAGGAAAACTTCAATCAGTTGAGGTTGAAGGAGAAGGATTAGTGATGAAAAAAGATTTGCGAGCCGAAGAATTGAAGATTCAAACTAATGAAATCGGAATTAATACGGTTAAAGCTGCTTTTGGCAATATTGAATTAACTCGTCCGACAGATGCTAAGGCTCAAATTGTCTTAAATGAAGCAGATATTGAACGAGCTTTTAATTCTGAATATGTCAAACAAAAACTGCAAAATTTGCAAATAAAAAGTGAAGATCATTCGTTAACAGCTAACATTAATCAAGTTAAATTTGTTCTTCCTGAAGCTAGAAAAGTTAGTTTGGAAGCAAATTTAGAGATTGCAGAAACGGAAACTACTGAAAAAATTGCTTTTAGTGCCGTACCGCGTGTCAGTGCCGATGGTTATAGCGTTGCTTTGGAAGAAATTCAATATCCTAAAGATCAAAACTATGCCTCGGAACTAACATCTGCTTTACTTGATAGTGTTAGTGAAATCTTAGATTTACGAAATTTCGATCTCAAAGAAATATCTCTAAACTTGAATAAGCTTGAAGTACAACCTGGCAAAATGATTTTGGTAGCTGATGCCAGAATTGAAAATTTTCCTGACGGAAATTAA
- a CDS encoding DUF3891 family protein, giving the protein MIVNLQSDGWEIIYHRAHALLAAQIAGAWHLEDAVPGIIDTIAAISHHDDLEKEWEENLLTPAGAPMDFTLEQQTPIPKLRKHIEDSLYRGRWVALLNSMHLCFINSQNDSPEVKKFIKEQQDLQAQWRKELGVKKEEAESAYRFMQWCDRLSLILCQNQLPENERSLEIDVGPNKKQYDVMQFNNGLVTVNPWPFNQDKFTVKVEVSHLSQIKFDSNADLKKALKTAPRNYRQWTFIKQNK; this is encoded by the coding sequence ATGATTGTCAATTTACAATCCGATGGTTGGGAAATTATTTATCATCGCGCTCATGCTTTACTCGCTGCTCAAATAGCTGGAGCTTGGCATCTAGAAGATGCTGTCCCTGGTATCATCGACACCATTGCAGCTATTTCTCACCATGATGATCTTGAAAAGGAATGGGAAGAAAATCTATTGACACCCGCAGGTGCGCCAATGGACTTTACCCTAGAGCAACAAACCCCGATTCCAAAACTGCGTAAACATATCGAAGATTCTCTTTATCGCGGACGTTGGGTAGCACTTCTCAACTCTATGCATTTATGTTTTATTAATAGTCAAAACGATTCTCCAGAAGTTAAAAAATTTATTAAAGAACAACAAGATTTACAAGCACAATGGCGCAAAGAACTAGGAGTTAAAAAAGAAGAAGCTGAATCTGCGTATCGCTTTATGCAATGGTGCGATCGCTTGTCTTTAATTCTTTGTCAAAATCAATTACCTGAAAATGAAAGATCTTTAGAAATAGATGTCGGCCCTAATAAAAAACAATACGATGTCATGCAATTTAATAACGGTTTAGTAACTGTAAATCCTTGGCCTTTTAATCAAGATAAATTTACTGTCAAAGTCGAAGTTTCTCACCTTTCACAAATAAAATTTGATAGTAATGCTGATTTAAAAAAAGCTTTAAAAACAGCACCAAGAAATTATCGTCAATGGACTTTTATTAAACAAAATAAATAA
- a CDS encoding GAF domain-containing protein, whose protein sequence is MNNSTLPETLNTIFEEQKDLDSTLAALMATTVKLLDCDRSFLYVRDPDTRLGKAAYCYCRDATIPDVTNEQWQSESPDLEKEDPMFAAALRCQPTIFVEDIETALPEVVNREFERKNFGHRALIHAHLCCNGKLWGILQPCIFSQPRIWTESDQKLITAIAHRTTPLVIEYVQRNLILIKGD, encoded by the coding sequence ATGAATAATTCAACCTTACCCGAAACATTAAACACTATCTTTGAAGAACAAAAAGATTTAGACTCAACTTTAGCAGCTTTAATGGCTACCACGGTCAAGTTATTAGACTGCGATCGCTCTTTTCTTTATGTTCGCGATCCTGATACTCGTTTGGGTAAGGCAGCTTATTGTTACTGTCGCGATGCTACTATTCCCGATGTGACAAATGAGCAGTGGCAGTCGGAATCTCCCGATTTAGAAAAAGAAGATCCCATGTTTGCTGCTGCTTTGCGTTGTCAACCAACTATTTTTGTTGAAGATATCGAAACTGCTTTACCTGAAGTAGTTAATCGGGAATTTGAGCGAAAAAATTTTGGACATCGAGCTTTAATTCATGCTCATTTGTGTTGTAACGGTAAGCTTTGGGGGATTTTGCAACCCTGTATCTTTTCTCAACCTCGCATCTGGACTGAATCCGATCAAAAACTAATTACAGCGATCGCACATCGAACCACACCTTTAGTGATCGAATACGTACAAAGAAACCTTATTTTAATCAAAGGAGATTGA
- a CDS encoding heavy metal translocating P-type ATPase codes for MVKVSVQQEENRVQTSLKTIAFDVNGMKCAGCVKAVERQLQQHQGVISACVNLITEVAVVEYEAETIKPEKLAQKLTQTGFPTQLRTQTESVTEVVDKTAIKRKQQQQQQFWQLITAATLLFFSTIGHFHHLGLPAIPLLSNIWFHFGLATLALLIPGRSLLIDGWRSLWHKMPNMNTLVGLGTVSAYVASCIALFLPQLGWECFFDEPVMLLGFIFLGRTLEARAKHRASSALESLIALQPRIARLIGKQDSGTMGIEIPVEQVKLGEWLKVLPGEKIPVDGKIIAGTTTVDESMLTGEAIPLVKQPGEPVYGATINQTDVITLQVTRTGKATTLAQIIKLVEQAQTRKAPVQKLADTVAGYFAYGVITVASLTFLFWYLIGTQLYPEVLVTTSHTLGHHMVMTTSPLLLSLKLAIAVLVIACPCALGLATPTAILVGTSLGAERGILIKGGDVLEKVHQLNTIVFDKTGTLTQGCLQVTDCLTFGDLSSEALLQLAASVESASNHPLATAILAFAHQQELSLLKPTDIINQPGLGISAIVAGTRVYLGNDDWLSKNGIEISYEVATEVEKLFTQGKTVVYLAKEAQLLGLLALKDSLRPLAKQTIANLHKLGLEIIMLTGDRQEVAQKIATQLGIERVIAQVKPNEKAAVIKSLQSEKPNQIIAMVGDGINDAPALAQADLGITLQGSTDVALQAADLVLMSGNLWDLVEAIALSRSTVNKIKQNLIWALAYNVFAIPVAAGLLLPSFGLMLSPVVAAIAMASSSLLVVSNSLLLRNSHSRQNSLLG; via the coding sequence ATGGTTAAAGTTTCTGTTCAACAAGAAGAAAATCGAGTTCAAACTTCCTTAAAAACGATCGCTTTTGATGTTAACGGCATGAAGTGTGCTGGTTGTGTTAAAGCAGTAGAACGCCAACTACAACAACATCAAGGAGTAATCTCTGCCTGCGTTAATCTGATTACGGAAGTGGCAGTGGTTGAATATGAAGCAGAAACGATTAAACCAGAAAAACTTGCTCAAAAATTGACTCAGACGGGCTTTCCCACTCAATTAAGAACTCAAACAGAAAGTGTTACCGAAGTTGTTGACAAAACAGCTATCAAAAGAAAACAACAGCAACAGCAGCAATTTTGGCAGTTAATTACCGCAGCAACTTTATTATTTTTCTCTACAATTGGTCATTTTCATCATCTGGGATTACCTGCCATACCATTACTAAGTAATATTTGGTTTCATTTTGGTTTAGCTACATTAGCTTTATTAATTCCTGGGCGTTCTTTGTTGATTGATGGTTGGCGCAGTTTGTGGCATAAGATGCCAAATATGAATACTTTAGTTGGATTGGGGACAGTAAGTGCTTATGTAGCTAGTTGCATTGCTTTATTTTTGCCTCAGTTGGGTTGGGAATGTTTTTTTGATGAACCAGTCATGTTACTGGGTTTTATTTTTTTAGGGCGTACTTTAGAAGCGAGAGCAAAACATCGTGCTTCAAGCGCGCTAGAAAGTTTGATTGCCTTACAACCAAGGATCGCTCGTTTAATTGGCAAACAAGATTCAGGAACAATGGGAATAGAAATTCCTGTCGAACAAGTTAAGTTAGGAGAGTGGTTAAAAGTATTACCTGGAGAAAAAATACCCGTTGATGGCAAGATAATCGCAGGAACAACCACTGTAGATGAATCGATGTTAACCGGTGAGGCTATTCCTTTAGTTAAACAACCAGGAGAACCAGTTTATGGAGCTACAATTAATCAAACCGACGTAATTACGCTGCAGGTAACCCGTACTGGTAAAGCAACTACTTTAGCCCAAATTATTAAATTAGTAGAACAAGCTCAAACTCGTAAAGCACCAGTACAAAAATTGGCAGATACAGTAGCAGGATATTTTGCCTATGGAGTAATTACAGTAGCTAGTTTGACTTTTCTGTTTTGGTATTTAATTGGGACTCAACTTTATCCAGAGGTTTTAGTTACTACTAGTCATACCTTGGGACATCATATGGTAATGACGACTTCGCCTTTGTTATTAAGTTTAAAACTAGCGATCGCAGTTTTAGTGATTGCTTGTCCCTGTGCTTTGGGTTTGGCGACTCCTACAGCCATTTTGGTCGGTACTAGTTTGGGTGCTGAACGAGGTATCTTGATTAAGGGAGGAGATGTTTTAGAAAAGGTTCACCAGTTAAATACCATCGTGTTTGATAAAACTGGTACTTTAACTCAAGGTTGTCTGCAAGTTACTGATTGTCTTACTTTTGGAGATTTGAGTTCAGAAGCTCTGTTACAATTAGCTGCTAGTGTAGAGAGTGCCAGTAATCATCCTCTGGCGACAGCAATCCTTGCCTTTGCTCACCAACAAGAATTATCTTTATTAAAACCCACCGATATTATCAATCAACCTGGTTTAGGAATCTCAGCCATAGTAGCAGGAACTAGAGTTTATCTGGGTAATGACGATTGGTTGAGTAAAAATGGCATTGAAATTAGTTATGAAGTAGCTACTGAAGTTGAAAAGTTATTTACTCAGGGAAAAACAGTAGTTTATTTGGCTAAAGAAGCTCAATTACTGGGATTACTGGCTTTAAAAGATAGTTTACGCCCCTTAGCTAAACAAACTATCGCCAATCTCCACAAATTAGGACTAGAAATCATCATGCTCACTGGCGATCGCCAAGAAGTTGCTCAAAAAATTGCTACTCAATTGGGAATCGAGCGAGTAATCGCCCAAGTCAAACCGAACGAAAAGGCTGCCGTAATTAAATCTCTTCAATCAGAAAAGCCCAATCAAATCATAGCAATGGTAGGGGATGGTATTAATGATGCACCCGCTTTAGCTCAAGCAGATTTAGGCATTACCTTGCAGGGTAGTACGGATGTAGCCCTACAAGCTGCCGATCTAGTTTTAATGTCAGGAAATCTTTGGGATTTAGTTGAAGCGATCGCACTAAGTCGTTCAACAGTTAACAAAATTAAGCAAAACCTAATCTGGGCTTTGGCATATAATGTTTTTGCTATCCCTGTAGCTGCGGGACTGTTGTTACCTAGTTTTGGTTTAATGCTTAGTCCAGTAGTTGCTGCGATCGCAATGGCATCGAGTTCTTTATTGGTAGTCAGTAATTCATTACTTTTAAGAAATTCTCATTCGCGTCAAAACTCCTTACTTGGTTAA
- a CDS encoding FHA domain-containing protein, whose product MNAKPVKHREDHVLIIIDGKGQKEIILIDQAYSLGRGQQCDIRINSQFVSRHHATLIKRIRDDGSDYYRIIDGDSTGKVSVNGLLVNGRKVLFHDLKDGDKVIFGPQVSAVYQHRQYDVFPTIPPDDPFDITLIDPAMIDGEEED is encoded by the coding sequence ATGAATGCAAAACCGGTAAAACACCGCGAAGACCATGTTTTGATTATCATCGACGGCAAAGGGCAAAAAGAGATTATTCTCATAGATCAAGCTTATTCTTTAGGAAGAGGGCAACAATGTGATATCCGAATTAACTCTCAATTTGTCTCTCGTCACCATGCCACTTTAATTAAGCGTATTCGAGATGATGGCAGTGACTATTACCGTATTATTGACGGAGACTCGACTGGCAAAGTGAGCGTTAACGGTTTGTTGGTTAACGGTCGGAAAGTGTTATTTCATGACTTAAAAGACGGAGATAAAGTAATTTTTGGACCTCAAGTCTCGGCAGTATACCAACATCGCCAGTACGACGTTTTTCCGACTATTCCACCCGATGATCCTTTTGATATTACTCTGATCGACCCAGCCATGATTGACGGTGAAGAAGAAGATTAA